AGTCGCGCACCCGCGCGCATCCGGATGTCGCGGAGCTGCATCACGGGATCACCCCGACCCAGCCCGCATCGGCGTACTGACCCTTTCGGTCGCGCTGAGCAGAACCGTCTGCTCGACGCGGAGCTTGCTCTATGGTTTCGGCGTGTTCGACGTACGCAAGCTCGCGGTGTTCACCGAGGTCGTCCGGTGCGGCTCGATGTCCTCGGCCGCCGCGACGACGCGATACACGACGTCGGCGATCTCGCAGCAGATCACCGCGCTCGAACGCGAACTCGGCCATCAGTTGTTGGTGCGCACCTCGTCGGGAGTGCATCCGACCCCAGCCGGCGCACGACTCGTCGACCACGCCGCCGTCATCCTGGCAGCGATCGACGCCGCCGAACGCGACCTGCACAAAGCCGCTGCACCCGAGTCCGGCGTCATCCGCATCGCTTCCTTCTCCAGTGCGGCGTCGGAGATCCTGCCGCGCACCGTCGCCCGATTACGAGAGGCGTTCCCGCGCACCGAGGTACGACTCGTCGCGGCGGACCCCGACGACGGCACCGCACTGTTGCGGGAGGGCGAGGTCGAGGTCTGCGTGATCACCGAGGTCCCCGGGGGTCGCAGCGAGCACCAGGACCTGTGCACCACACCGCTGTCCGACGACGAGTTCTTCGTCGTGCTGCCACCCGGCCATCGCCTGGCCGGCGTGCGGGAGGTTCCCCTCGCCGCCCTCGCCGCGGAGCAGTGGGTCGTGAGCTCGGCGACCGGGACCTGTCCGGACGCCCGGGTGTTCCTGGACTCCTGCCGACGGGCCGGTTTCACACCGTCGGTGTCGTTCCGCGCGGAGGACTACTCGACGGTCCAGGGGCTCGTCGCCGCCGGCCTCGGGGTCTCGCTCGTACCGTCGCTCGCATTGCGGAGTGCGCGAGACGATGTGGTGATCCGCCCGGTCGTCTGTCCACCGCCCGTCCGCCGGATCGCGCTGGCGACGAACACCCCGCCGGCGCCCGGCGGTCCGGTGGCGGCCCTGCTGTCGGTCGCCCGGGCGGTGGGGGCACAACGATCCACGGACCGCTCCCCCCGTCCGGCCTACACCGTTCCTGCACGACCTGTAAGCGTTGCTTGACGCATAGCCGAGACAACCTGGCGGGACCTTAGCGTTGGCGCGAAACCGATCGTCCACGAAAGGATCTCGACGATGGCCCCCACGTCCGCCACCGACACTCCCCCGATCTCCGCGGCCCGGAGC
The sequence above is drawn from the Gordonia rubripertincta genome and encodes:
- a CDS encoding LysR family transcriptional regulator, with amino-acid sequence MFDVRKLAVFTEVVRCGSMSSAAATTRYTTSAISQQITALERELGHQLLVRTSSGVHPTPAGARLVDHAAVILAAIDAAERDLHKAAAPESGVIRIASFSSAASEILPRTVARLREAFPRTEVRLVAADPDDGTALLREGEVEVCVITEVPGGRSEHQDLCTTPLSDDEFFVVLPPGHRLAGVREVPLAALAAEQWVVSSATGTCPDARVFLDSCRRAGFTPSVSFRAEDYSTVQGLVAAGLGVSLVPSLALRSARDDVVIRPVVCPPPVRRIALATNTPPAPGGPVAALLSVARAVGAQRSTDRSPRPAYTVPARPVSVA